From Aptenodytes patagonicus chromosome 1, bAptPat1.pri.cur, whole genome shotgun sequence, one genomic window encodes:
- the TPT1 gene encoding translationally-controlled tumor protein: MIIYRDCISQDEMFSDIYKIREVANGLCLEVEGKMVTRTEGQIDDSLIGGNASAEGPEGDGTEATVITGVDIVINHHLQETSFTKESYKKYIKDYMKAIKARLEEHKPERVKPFMTGAAEQIKHILANFKNYQFFVGENMNPDGMVALLDFREDGVTPYMIFFKDGLEIEKC; encoded by the exons ATGATCATCTACCGGGACTGCATCAGCC AGGACGAGATGTTCTCGGACATCTACAAGATCCGGGAGGTGGCGAACGGCCTGTGCCTGGAAGTGGAGGGGAAG ATGGTCACCAGGACAGAGGGTCAAATTGATGACTCTCTAATTGGTGGCAATGCCTCTGCTGAAGGTCCTGAGGGAGATGGAACAGAAGCCACGGTCATAACTGGTGTTGATATAGTAATAAACCACCACCTTCAGGAAACCAGCTTTACAAAAGAATCCTACAAGAAGTACATCAAGGACTACATGAAAGC aatCAAAGCCAGACTTGAGGAACACAAGCCAGAGAGAGTAAAGCCTTTCATGACAGGGGCTGCAGAACAAATCAAACACATCCTTGCTAACTTCAAAAACTACCAG TTCTTTGTAGGAGAGAACATGAATCCAGATGGTATGGTGGCTCTCCTGGATTTCCGTGAGGATGGTGTGACCCCATATATGATTTTCTTTAAGGACGGCTTAGAAATTGAGAAATGT